From a single Serratia surfactantfaciens genomic region:
- the nudC gene encoding NAD(+) diphosphatase translates to MELALTGNENGWWIVSHESKLWLPNGELPSGTAAALGLQGHMARTIGEWEGAPVWLVRQAMPREMGSVRQLLDQDRGLFQLAGRGVQLADFYRSHRYCGYCGHEMHLSRTESACLCGHCKERYYPQIAPCVIVAIRREDQILLAQHVRHRGGIHTVLAGFVEVGETLEQAVAREVMEESNIEIKNLRYVTSQPWPFPHSLMMAFMADYHQGEIRHDPKELLNAGWYRYDQLPLLPPPGTVARRLIEDTVALCRAE, encoded by the coding sequence ATGGAACTTGCATTAACGGGCAATGAAAACGGCTGGTGGATCGTCAGCCATGAAAGCAAACTTTGGTTACCGAACGGTGAATTGCCGTCGGGAACGGCCGCCGCCCTCGGGCTGCAGGGCCACATGGCGCGCACCATCGGTGAATGGGAGGGCGCGCCGGTTTGGCTGGTGCGCCAGGCGATGCCGCGGGAGATGGGCTCGGTGCGTCAGCTGTTGGATCAGGATCGCGGCTTGTTCCAGCTAGCCGGGCGCGGCGTGCAGCTGGCGGATTTCTACCGCTCCCATCGCTATTGCGGCTACTGCGGCCATGAGATGCACCTCAGCCGCACCGAAAGCGCCTGCCTGTGCGGCCATTGCAAGGAGCGCTACTACCCGCAGATCGCGCCCTGCGTGATCGTCGCCATTCGGCGCGAGGATCAGATCCTGCTGGCGCAGCACGTGCGCCATCGCGGCGGCATTCACACGGTGCTGGCCGGCTTCGTCGAAGTGGGCGAAACGCTGGAACAGGCGGTGGCGCGTGAAGTGATGGAAGAGAGCAACATTGAAATCAAAAACCTGCGCTATGTCACTTCGCAACCCTGGCCGTTCCCGCACTCGCTGATGATGGCCTTTATGGCCGATTACCATCAGGGCGAAATCCGTCACGATCCCAAAGAGTTGCTCAACGCCGGCTGGTATCGTTACGACCAATTGCCGCTGTTGCCGCCGCCCGGCACCGTGGCACGCCGCTTGATTGAGGACACCGTGGCGCTGTGCCGGGCAGAATAA
- the nfi gene encoding deoxyribonuclease V (cleaves DNA at apurinic or apyrimidinic sites), with protein MTDMQALRAEQLRRAAEVIRYDDLPAEPPAFIAGADVGFEQEGAVTRAAIAILRYPSLELVEYQVARIATVMPYIPGFLSFREYPALLAAWGQLQQKPGLIFVDGHGISHPRRLGVASHFGLLVDVPTIGVAKKRLCGKFAPLDAAVGALAPLEDKGEQLGWVWRSKARCNPLFISTGHRVGADSALAWVQRCMAGYRLPEPTRWADAIASRRPAFQRWLQQHPEVSR; from the coding sequence GTGACCGATATGCAGGCCCTGCGCGCCGAACAGCTGCGGCGCGCCGCTGAAGTCATTCGCTATGACGATCTGCCGGCCGAACCGCCGGCGTTCATCGCCGGCGCCGACGTGGGCTTCGAACAAGAGGGGGCGGTGACGCGCGCCGCCATCGCCATCCTGCGCTATCCGTCGCTGGAACTGGTGGAGTATCAGGTGGCGCGCATCGCCACTGTCATGCCTTATATCCCGGGCTTCCTGTCGTTTCGCGAATACCCGGCGTTGTTGGCCGCCTGGGGGCAGCTGCAGCAGAAACCGGGGCTGATCTTCGTCGATGGGCACGGCATTTCACATCCGCGGCGCCTTGGCGTCGCCAGCCATTTCGGCCTGCTGGTCGATGTGCCGACCATCGGCGTGGCCAAGAAGCGCCTGTGCGGCAAATTTGCCCCGCTGGACGCCGCCGTCGGCGCGTTGGCGCCGCTGGAAGATAAGGGCGAACAGCTGGGCTGGGTGTGGCGCAGCAAGGCGCGCTGCAACCCGCTGTTCATCTCTACCGGGCATCGCGTGGGCGCCGACAGCGCGCTGGCGTGGGTGCAACGCTGTATGGCAGGCTACCGTTTACCGGAGCCGACCCGCTGGGCCGACGCCATCGCATCGCGTCGCCCGGCGTTTCAGCGCTGGTTGCAGCAGCATCCGGAGGTGTCGCGATGA
- the thiE gene encoding thiamine phosphate synthase, with protein MTDITTPFPATPHKLGLYPVVDSVEWIARLLEAGVTTIQLRIKDLPDEQVEQDIAAAIALGRRYQARLFINDYWRLAVKHGAYGVHLGQEDLDTTDLAAIHRAGLRLGVSTHDDAELARALAVKPSYIALGHIFPTQTKDMPSAPQGLAELKRHIAGLADYPTVAIGGISIDRVPAVLACGVGSVAVVSAITQAPDWRAATAELLRLIEGEDPNDA; from the coding sequence ATGACTGATATCACTACCCCCTTCCCGGCAACGCCTCACAAACTGGGGCTCTACCCGGTGGTCGACAGCGTAGAGTGGATCGCTCGCCTGCTGGAGGCCGGCGTCACCACGATCCAACTGCGCATCAAGGATCTGCCTGACGAGCAGGTTGAACAGGATATCGCCGCCGCCATCGCGCTGGGCCGGCGTTATCAGGCGCGGCTGTTCATCAACGATTACTGGCGGCTGGCGGTCAAACACGGCGCCTACGGTGTGCATCTGGGCCAGGAAGATCTCGATACCACCGATTTGGCGGCCATCCATCGCGCCGGGCTGCGGCTGGGGGTCTCCACCCATGACGACGCCGAGCTGGCGCGCGCGCTGGCGGTGAAACCTTCCTACATCGCGCTGGGGCACATCTTCCCCACTCAGACCAAAGACATGCCTTCGGCACCGCAGGGGCTGGCGGAGTTGAAACGCCACATCGCCGGCTTGGCGGATTACCCGACGGTGGCGATCGGCGGGATCAGTATCGATCGCGTTCCGGCGGTGCTGGCGTGCGGCGTCGGCAGCGTGGCGGTGGTCAGCGCCATCACCCAGGCGCCGGACTGGCGCGCGGCGACGGCCGAGCTGCTGCGGCTGATCGAAGGCGAGGATCCGAACGATGCTTAA
- a CDS encoding Rsd/AlgQ family anti-sigma factor, with translation MLNRLERLTQRVGGSNELVDQWLQARKQLLVAYCTLVGLKPNKEKHTPLNEKALENFCHNLVDYLSAGHFHIYDRIIKQVEGAASPKMSLAVNIYPKLWANTEQIMAFHDRYTEVDIDQEVCLEFHQALSDIGETLAARFALEDKLILLEAEAAQQPLPDQALDPAR, from the coding sequence ATGCTCAACCGTTTGGAAAGGCTGACTCAGCGCGTTGGCGGTAGTAATGAATTAGTTGATCAATGGCTTCAGGCCCGCAAGCAGTTGCTGGTCGCTTACTGCACGCTGGTAGGCCTCAAACCGAATAAAGAAAAGCATACGCCGCTGAATGAAAAAGCGCTGGAGAACTTTTGCCACAACCTGGTGGATTATCTCTCCGCAGGGCATTTTCATATCTATGACAGAATTATCAAACAAGTGGAAGGCGCGGCCAGTCCGAAAATGTCGCTGGCGGTGAACATCTATCCCAAGCTGTGGGCCAATACCGAACAGATCATGGCGTTCCACGATCGCTATACCGAAGTGGATATCGATCAGGAGGTTTGTCTGGAGTTCCATCAGGCCCTGTCGGATATCGGCGAAACGCTGGCGGCGCGCTTTGCGCTGGAAGATAAGCTGATCCTGCTGGAGGCGGAAGCCGCGCAGCAACCGCTGCCGGACCAGGCGCTGGATCCGGCGCGTTAA
- a CDS encoding thiazole synthase has translation MLKIADTTFSSRLFTGTGKFATPALMLEALAASGSQLVTMAMKRVDLRGGNDAILAPLQQLGVRLLPNTSGAKTAAEAVFAARLAREALGTHWVKLEIHPDVKYLLPDPIETLKAAETLVKDGFVVLPYCGADPVLCKRLEEVGCAAVMPLGSPIGSNRGLRTRDFLEIIIEQARVPVVVDAGIGAPSHALEAMELGADAVLVNTAIAVARDPVQMARAFRLALEAGELARSAGLGASQRGAIASSPLTAFLSQPEEAQ, from the coding sequence ATGCTGAAAATCGCCGATACCACTTTCTCTTCTCGTCTGTTCACCGGCACCGGCAAGTTCGCCACGCCGGCGTTGATGCTGGAGGCGCTGGCGGCCTCCGGTTCGCAGCTGGTGACCATGGCCATGAAGCGCGTCGATCTGCGCGGCGGCAATGACGCCATTTTGGCGCCGCTGCAGCAGTTGGGCGTCAGGCTGTTGCCCAACACCTCCGGCGCCAAAACCGCCGCCGAGGCGGTGTTCGCCGCCCGGCTGGCGCGCGAAGCGCTCGGCACCCACTGGGTGAAACTGGAGATCCATCCCGATGTGAAATACCTGCTGCCGGATCCGATAGAAACGCTGAAGGCGGCGGAAACGCTGGTGAAAGACGGGTTTGTCGTGCTGCCTTACTGCGGCGCCGATCCGGTGCTGTGCAAGCGGCTGGAAGAGGTGGGCTGTGCGGCGGTGATGCCGCTCGGTTCCCCTATCGGATCGAATCGCGGTCTGCGCACCCGCGACTTCCTCGAGATCATCATTGAGCAAGCCAGGGTGCCGGTGGTGGTCGACGCCGGCATCGGCGCGCCGAGCCACGCGCTGGAAGCGATGGAGCTGGGCGCCGACGCGGTGCTGGTGAATACCGCCATCGCCGTGGCGCGCGATCCGGTGCAAATGGCGCGGGCGTTTCGCCTGGCGCTGGAGGCCGGTGAGCTGGCGCGCAGCGCCGGGTTAGGCGCGAGCCAGCGCGGCGCGATCGCCTCCAGCCCGCTGACCGCCTTCCTCAGCCAACCCGAGGAGGCGCAGTGA
- a CDS encoding DUF1481 domain-containing protein gives MMPLLFTRRAFMAAGIALGLSACSFHSDIPSFTASGFVADQGVIRLWRKDDEQHRPQVLVSVYSPYRGPGTITTLYTYQGDVLRQIKRNDADGDRDSIQLRFADDGTVSFMQRQLATRREPLTSDEIALYQYQARRILEVSNALRAGKVKLLQGRWMQGQVQTCDGQRLKPGLDAAAIVWIEKRARSSSRPVSVAWLEAPEGSELLLVANDDFCSWEPKEDQL, from the coding sequence ATGATGCCCCTTTTGTTTACTCGTCGGGCGTTCATGGCCGCCGGCATTGCCCTCGGTCTGAGCGCCTGCAGTTTCCATTCCGATATCCCCAGCTTTACCGCCAGCGGCTTCGTGGCCGATCAGGGCGTGATACGCCTGTGGCGTAAAGACGATGAGCAACACCGCCCACAGGTGCTGGTCAGCGTCTATAGCCCTTACCGAGGGCCGGGCACCATCACCACGCTGTACACCTATCAGGGCGACGTGCTGCGCCAAATCAAACGCAACGACGCTGACGGCGATCGAGATTCCATTCAGCTGCGCTTTGCCGACGACGGCACGGTGAGCTTTATGCAGCGCCAGTTGGCGACGCGCCGCGAACCGCTGACCAGCGATGAAATCGCCCTGTACCAATATCAGGCGCGGCGTATCCTCGAAGTGAGCAATGCGCTGCGCGCCGGCAAGGTCAAATTGCTGCAGGGGCGTTGGATGCAGGGCCAGGTGCAAACCTGCGACGGCCAGCGCTTAAAACCTGGGCTGGATGCCGCCGCCATCGTCTGGATCGAGAAGCGCGCTCGCAGCAGCAGCCGGCCGGTGAGCGTCGCCTGGCTGGAAGCGCCGGAAGGCAGCGAGCTGCTGCTGGTGGCTAACGACGACTTCTGCAGCTGGGAACCGAAAGAAGACCAGCTATAA
- the thiC gene encoding phosphomethylpyrimidine synthase ThiC, translated as MSNVNPPRARKAQREAAQQFIDTLQGMAFPNSRRIYLQGSRSDIQVPMREIQLSPTLVGGSKDNPQYEQNEAIPVYDTAGPYGDPQAELDVHAGLAKLRAGWIDARGDTATLSGASSGFTQQRLADEGLDHLRFEHLPLPRKALPGKCVTQLHYARAGIVTPEMEFIAIRENMGRERIRGEVLRHQHPGQSWGANLPDNITPEFVRQEVAAGRAIIPANINHPEAEPMIIGRNFLVKVNANIGNSAVTSSIEEEVEKLVWSTRWGADTVMDLSTGRYIHETREWILRNSPVPIGTVPIYQALEKVNGVAENLTWEMFRDTLLEQAEQGVDYFTIHAGVLLRYVPMTAKRLTGIVSRGGSIMAKWCLSHHQENFLYQHFREICEICAAYDVSLSLGDGLRPGSIQDANDEAQFAELHTLGELTKIAWEYDVQVMIEGPGHVPMQMIRRNMTEELEHCHEAPFYTLGPLTTDIAPGYDHFTSGIGAAMIGWFGCAMLCYVTPKEHLGLPNKEDVKQGLITYKIAAHAADLAKGHPGAQIRDNAMSKARFEFRWEDQFNLALDPATARAYHDETLPQESGKIAHFCSMCGPKFCSMKISQEVRDYAAAQEAAKPIEVQLTGMEKMSAEFRARGSDLYHSATSLQEETSND; from the coding sequence ATGTCTAACGTTAATCCACCGCGCGCCCGCAAAGCGCAACGCGAAGCCGCCCAGCAGTTTATCGACACGCTGCAAGGTATGGCTTTCCCTAACTCACGCCGCATCTACCTGCAGGGCTCGCGCAGCGATATCCAGGTGCCGATGCGTGAAATTCAGCTCAGCCCGACCCTGGTCGGCGGCAGCAAAGATAATCCGCAGTATGAACAGAACGAGGCGATCCCGGTGTATGACACCGCCGGCCCGTATGGCGATCCGCAAGCCGAGCTCGACGTGCACGCCGGCCTGGCCAAGCTGCGCGCCGGCTGGATCGACGCGCGCGGCGATACCGCCACCCTGAGCGGCGCCAGCTCCGGCTTCACCCAACAGCGGCTGGCGGACGAAGGCCTCGATCACCTGCGTTTCGAACACCTGCCGCTGCCGCGCAAAGCGTTGCCGGGCAAGTGCGTCACCCAATTGCACTACGCCCGTGCCGGCATCGTCACCCCGGAGATGGAATTCATCGCCATCCGCGAAAACATGGGGCGCGAGCGCATTCGCGGCGAGGTGCTGCGCCACCAGCATCCGGGCCAGAGCTGGGGCGCCAACCTGCCGGACAACATCACGCCGGAGTTCGTGCGTCAGGAAGTGGCCGCCGGCCGCGCTATCATTCCCGCCAATATCAACCACCCGGAGGCGGAGCCGATGATCATCGGCCGCAATTTCCTGGTGAAGGTGAACGCCAATATCGGCAACTCGGCGGTCACGTCGTCGATAGAAGAAGAAGTGGAGAAACTGGTGTGGTCCACCCGCTGGGGCGCAGACACCGTGATGGATCTCTCCACCGGCCGCTATATTCATGAAACCCGCGAATGGATCCTGCGCAACAGCCCGGTGCCCATCGGCACCGTGCCTATTTATCAGGCGCTGGAGAAGGTCAACGGCGTGGCGGAGAACCTCACCTGGGAGATGTTCCGCGATACGCTGCTGGAACAGGCTGAACAAGGGGTCGACTACTTCACCATCCACGCCGGCGTGCTGCTGCGCTATGTGCCGATGACCGCCAAACGCCTGACCGGCATCGTGTCGCGCGGTGGCTCGATCATGGCCAAATGGTGCCTGTCGCACCATCAGGAAAACTTCCTCTATCAGCACTTCCGTGAAATCTGCGAGATCTGCGCCGCCTACGATGTCTCGCTGTCGCTCGGCGACGGCCTGCGCCCCGGATCGATTCAGGACGCCAACGACGAAGCCCAGTTCGCCGAACTGCATACGCTGGGCGAGCTGACCAAAATCGCCTGGGAATACGACGTGCAGGTGATGATTGAAGGGCCGGGCCACGTGCCGATGCAGATGATCCGCCGCAACATGACCGAAGAGCTGGAACACTGCCACGAAGCGCCGTTCTACACCCTCGGTCCGCTGACCACCGACATCGCCCCGGGCTATGACCATTTCACCTCCGGCATCGGCGCGGCGATGATCGGCTGGTTCGGGTGCGCCATGCTGTGTTACGTCACGCCGAAAGAACACCTCGGCCTGCCGAACAAAGAGGACGTCAAACAGGGCCTGATCACCTACAAGATCGCCGCTCACGCCGCCGATCTGGCCAAAGGCCATCCGGGCGCGCAGATCCGCGATAACGCCATGTCCAAGGCGCGCTTCGAATTCCGTTGGGAAGATCAGTTCAATCTGGCGCTCGATCCGGCCACCGCGCGCGCCTATCACGACGAAACCCTGCCGCAGGAGTCCGGCAAGATCGCCCACTTCTGCTCAATGTGCGGGCCGAAATTCTGCTCGATGAAAATTTCGCAGGAGGTGCGCGACTACGCCGCTGCCCAGGAGGCCGCCAAGCCGATCGAAGTGCAGCTGACCGGCATGGAAAAAATGTCCGCCGAGTTCCGCGCCCGCGGCAGCGACCTGTATCACAGCGCCACCTCGCTGCAAGAGGAGACCAGCAATGACTGA
- the thiH gene encoding 2-iminoacetate synthase ThiH, with product MADDFSSRWQQLDWDDITLRINGKTARDVERALNADKLTRDDFMALISPAAAPYLEPLAQRAQQLTRQRFGNVVSFYVPLYLSNLCANDCTYCGFSMSNRIKRKTLDAAEIARECAAIQALGFEHLLLVTGEHQTKVGMDYFRQHIPAIRRHFSSLMMEVQPLAQEEYAELKTLGLDGVLVYQETYHPATYLQHHLRGQKQDFHWRLATPDRLGRAGIDKIGLGALIGLSNSWRTDCYLLAEHLFYLQQTYWQSRYSISFPRLRPCAGGIEPASIMSEPQLVQLICAFRLFAPDVELSLSTRESPYFRDHMIPVAINSVSAGSKTQPGGYADDVPPELEQFEPHDGRTPQQVAEAISNAGLQPVWKDWDGYLGRGAQ from the coding sequence ATGGCCGACGACTTCAGTAGCCGCTGGCAACAGCTGGATTGGGACGACATTACGCTGCGCATCAACGGCAAAACCGCGCGCGACGTGGAACGTGCGTTGAACGCCGACAAGCTGACGCGCGACGACTTTATGGCGCTGATCTCCCCCGCCGCCGCGCCGTACCTGGAACCGCTGGCGCAGCGCGCGCAGCAGCTGACCCGGCAGCGGTTCGGCAACGTCGTCAGCTTCTATGTGCCGCTGTACCTGTCCAACCTGTGCGCCAACGACTGCACCTACTGCGGCTTTTCGATGAGCAACCGCATCAAGCGCAAAACGCTGGATGCGGCGGAGATCGCCCGCGAATGCGCAGCCATCCAGGCGTTGGGGTTCGAACATCTGTTGCTGGTCACCGGCGAACATCAGACCAAGGTCGGCATGGACTATTTCCGCCAGCACATTCCGGCGATCCGCCGCCATTTCAGCTCGTTGATGATGGAAGTGCAGCCGCTGGCGCAAGAAGAGTACGCCGAACTGAAAACGCTGGGCCTGGACGGCGTGCTGGTGTATCAGGAAACCTACCATCCGGCCACCTATCTGCAGCACCACCTGCGCGGCCAGAAGCAGGATTTCCATTGGCGCCTGGCCACGCCGGATCGCCTGGGGCGCGCCGGGATCGACAAGATCGGCCTCGGCGCGTTGATCGGCCTGTCCAACAGCTGGCGCACCGACTGCTACCTGCTGGCGGAACATCTGTTCTACCTGCAGCAAACCTACTGGCAGAGCCGTTACTCGATCTCGTTTCCACGCCTGCGCCCCTGCGCCGGCGGCATCGAACCGGCGTCTATCATGAGCGAGCCTCAGCTGGTGCAACTGATCTGCGCCTTCCGGCTGTTCGCGCCGGATGTTGAGCTGTCGCTGTCTACGCGTGAGTCGCCGTACTTCCGCGATCATATGATCCCGGTGGCGATCAACAGCGTCAGCGCCGGATCCAAGACGCAACCCGGCGGCTATGCCGACGACGTGCCGCCTGAGCTGGAGCAGTTCGAGCCGCACGACGGCCGCACGCCGCAGCAGGTCGCCGAGGCCATCAGCAACGCCGGGCTGCAGCCGGTGTGGAAAGACTGGGACGGTTATCTGGGACGCGGCGCGCAATAA
- the hupA gene encoding nucleoid-associated protein HU-alpha encodes MNKTQLIDVIADKADLSKAQAKLALESTLAAITESLKEGDAVQLVGFGTFKVNHRSERTGRNPQTGKEIKIAAANVPAFVSGKALKDAVK; translated from the coding sequence ATGAACAAGACTCAACTGATTGATGTAATCGCGGACAAGGCTGACCTTTCCAAAGCACAAGCTAAACTGGCTCTGGAATCCACCCTGGCTGCTATTACTGAGTCTCTGAAAGAAGGTGATGCAGTACAATTGGTTGGCTTCGGTACTTTCAAAGTAAACCATCGTAGCGAGCGCACTGGCCGCAACCCGCAGACTGGCAAAGAAATCAAAATCGCAGCAGCCAACGTGCCTGCGTTCGTTTCTGGCAAAGCACTGAAAGACGCTGTTAAATAA
- a CDS encoding HesA/MoeB/ThiF family protein, with translation MLNDREFLRYSRQLLLEDVGPEGQEKLKRATVLIVGLGGLGSPASLYLAAAGVGTLLLADDDQLHVTNLQRQILYRSADTATGKAALAQRHLQALNPLVELIPLAQRLQGQALRDAVARADLVLDCCDNMATRHEVNAACIAAAKPLISGSAVGFSGQLLVLEPPYVHGCYACLYPEQEEPQRNCRTAGVLGPVVGVIGTLQALEAIKMLAGMPSPLSGKLRLFDGKQQSWSTLQLSQARACPVCGGAA, from the coding sequence ATGCTTAACGATCGGGAGTTTTTGCGCTACAGCCGCCAGCTGCTGCTGGAGGACGTCGGCCCGGAAGGCCAGGAGAAACTCAAGCGCGCCACAGTGTTAATCGTCGGCCTCGGGGGGCTCGGCTCCCCGGCTTCACTGTATCTGGCCGCCGCCGGCGTCGGCACGCTGCTGCTGGCCGACGACGACCAGCTGCACGTCACCAATCTGCAGCGACAAATCCTTTACCGCAGCGCCGATACCGCCACAGGCAAGGCGGCGCTGGCGCAGCGCCATTTGCAGGCGCTGAACCCTTTGGTGGAGCTCATCCCGCTGGCGCAGCGGCTACAGGGGCAAGCGCTGCGCGACGCGGTCGCCCGCGCAGATCTGGTGCTGGACTGCTGCGACAATATGGCGACCCGTCATGAGGTCAATGCCGCCTGCATCGCCGCCGCCAAACCGCTGATCAGCGGCAGCGCCGTCGGTTTCAGCGGCCAGCTGCTGGTGCTCGAGCCGCCCTACGTGCACGGCTGCTATGCCTGCCTGTACCCGGAGCAGGAAGAGCCGCAGCGCAACTGCCGCACCGCCGGGGTGCTTGGCCCGGTGGTGGGCGTGATCGGCACCCTGCAAGCGCTGGAGGCCATCAAGATGTTGGCCGGCATGCCTTCCCCCCTCAGCGGCAAACTGCGGTTGTTCGACGGCAAGCAACAAAGCTGGAGCACGCTGCAACTGAGCCAGGCCCGCGCCTGCCCGGTATGCGGAGGCGCGGCATGA
- a CDS encoding YjaG family protein, whose protein sequence is MLRNPIHLRLERLEAWQHLTFMASLCERMYPNYQMFCKQTEFGDPAVYRRILDLVWETLVVKDAKVNFDSQLEKLEEAIPSAEDYDLYGVYPAIDACIALGELIHSRLGGETLEHAIAISETSIRTVAMLEMTQAGKEMTDEELESLPAVEEEWDIQWEIFRLLDACEERDIDLIKGLRSDLREAGVSNIGINLAQ, encoded by the coding sequence ATGCTACGTAACCCGATTCATTTACGCCTGGAACGGCTCGAGGCCTGGCAACATTTGACCTTTATGGCCAGTTTGTGCGAGCGTATGTACCCGAATTACCAGATGTTCTGCAAACAGACCGAGTTCGGCGATCCGGCGGTTTATCGCCGCATTCTGGATTTGGTGTGGGAAACGCTGGTGGTGAAGGATGCCAAGGTCAACTTCGACAGCCAGCTCGAGAAGTTGGAAGAGGCGATTCCGTCGGCGGAAGATTACGATCTTTACGGCGTTTACCCGGCAATTGATGCCTGTATCGCATTAGGGGAACTGATCCATTCGCGGCTCGGCGGGGAGACGCTGGAGCACGCCATCGCCATCAGCGAAACATCGATTCGCACCGTGGCGATGTTGGAAATGACCCAAGCCGGTAAGGAAATGACCGACGAAGAGTTGGAAAGTTTGCCGGCGGTAGAGGAAGAATGGGACATTCAATGGGAAATTTTCCGCCTGTTGGACGCCTGTGAAGAGCGCGATATAGACCTGATCAAGGGGCTGCGATCCGACCTGCGAGAGGCCGGTGTCAGCAACATCGGGATAAATTTAGCGCAATAA
- the thiS gene encoding sulfur carrier protein ThiS — protein sequence MKIRLNDQPLELAQPLSVAALLSQLERHQPGTALAINQTIIPRADWANHLVQDGDDILLFQAIAGG from the coding sequence ATGAAGATCCGTTTGAACGATCAACCGCTGGAGCTGGCGCAGCCGCTCAGCGTCGCCGCCCTGCTGAGCCAACTGGAACGCCACCAGCCGGGCACCGCGCTGGCGATCAACCAAACCATCATCCCGCGCGCCGACTGGGCCAACCATTTGGTGCAGGACGGTGACGACATTTTGCTGTTTCAAGCGATCGCCGGAGGCTGA
- the hemE gene encoding uroporphyrinogen decarboxylase, which yields MTELKNDRYLRALLRQPVDVTPVWMMRQAGRYLPEYKATRAQAGDFMSLCKNAELACEVTLQPLRRYALDAAILFSDILTIPDAMGLGLYFEAGEGPRFSSPVTCRADVDKLPVFDPEVELGYVMNAVRTIRRELKGEVPLIGFSGSPWTLATYMVEGGSSKAFTKLKKMMYAEPATLHLLLDKLADSVILYLNAQIKAGAQSVMVFDTWGGVLTGRDYREFSLHYMHKIVDGLLRENDGRRVPVTLFTKGGGQWLEAMAATGCDALGLDWTTDIADARRRVGDKVALQGNMDPSMLYASPARIAEEVETILAGFGHGNGHVFNLGHGIHQDVPPEHAGAFVEAVHAQSAKYHR from the coding sequence ATGACTGAGTTGAAGAACGATCGTTACCTGCGCGCGCTGTTGCGTCAGCCGGTGGATGTGACCCCCGTATGGATGATGCGCCAGGCCGGTCGTTATTTACCGGAGTACAAGGCAACCCGCGCCCAGGCCGGTGATTTCATGTCGCTGTGCAAGAACGCGGAGCTGGCCTGTGAGGTCACGCTGCAGCCGCTGCGCCGCTATGCGCTGGACGCCGCCATCCTGTTCTCCGACATTCTCACCATTCCTGACGCCATGGGGCTTGGCCTGTACTTTGAAGCCGGCGAAGGTCCGCGTTTCAGCTCACCCGTCACCTGTCGTGCCGACGTCGACAAACTGCCGGTGTTCGATCCGGAAGTGGAGCTGGGCTATGTGATGAACGCGGTGCGCACCATCCGCCGCGAGCTGAAGGGCGAAGTGCCGTTGATCGGCTTTTCCGGCAGCCCGTGGACGCTGGCGACTTACATGGTCGAGGGCGGCAGCAGCAAGGCTTTCACCAAGCTGAAGAAGATGATGTATGCCGAACCGGCGACGCTGCACCTGTTGCTGGACAAGCTGGCGGACAGCGTGATTCTGTACCTCAACGCCCAGATCAAGGCCGGTGCGCAGTCGGTGATGGTGTTCGACACCTGGGGCGGCGTACTGACCGGGCGCGACTACCGCGAGTTCTCTTTGCACTACATGCACAAGATCGTCGATGGTCTGCTGCGTGAAAACGACGGCCGCCGCGTGCCGGTGACGCTGTTCACCAAAGGCGGCGGGCAATGGCTGGAGGCGATGGCCGCCACCGGCTGCGACGCGCTGGGGCTGGACTGGACCACCGACATCGCCGACGCGCGCCGTCGCGTAGGCGACAAAGTGGCGCTGCAGGGCAATATGGATCCGTCGATGCTCTATGCTTCTCCGGCGCGCATCGCGGAAGAAGTGGAGACCATTCTGGCCGGTTTCGGCCACGGCAACGGTCATGTATTCAACCTGGGCCACGGCATCCATCAGGATGTGCCGCCGGAGCACGCCGGCGCCTTCGTCGAGGCGGTGCACGCGCAGTCGGCGAAATACCACCGCTGA